A single window of Deltaproteobacteria bacterium DNA harbors:
- a CDS encoding ABC transporter substrate-binding protein encodes MRLRIFCWPALLLVLELFPLSHPAYPIDNKSVLRICDLGNDAHVRMDPHREFDERNDNILNQLFEHLLEFDIDGNPSPNLARSWRRLDELTVQFKLHPNIFFHNGEALDAYSVKFSLERNLSPELNSPSAHMLDSIDRVEIIDEYTFNIVTKYPDGILFNRLSQFGYIVPPKYCRTVGPEAFENHPVGTGPFKFAGWVKGRRLTLVRNENYWRDGLPKIGKIVFIFADTQERVDMLMGGEVDLITSFKPLDLEKIRKNGFKTIKEPSFTIMAINFNLLKQGPFQDRRVRQALNYAVNVDELIENVRQGNGIRRATLGMPGEFGYNPYIKPYSYDFEKAKELLSQAGYPEGFTASMMIDDIDGGKESVLGEVLKRQLKKLNIDLKIEGGNGALRVVNPKYDSSLPKFDLDIFARSCPDPLSHIIFNEGMVWYASNSPWSLMNHTGFDDVYHRIIRTVNLKQQTKLCHQLENMIREEAFSIFTYQEIKLYAMRKNVEYNPYITGMIYLKEATM; translated from the coding sequence ATGAGGCTAAGGATCTTTTGTTGGCCGGCCCTCCTCCTCGTGCTCGAGCTGTTTCCTCTTTCCCACCCTGCATATCCCATTGACAACAAGAGTGTATTGAGAATCTGCGATCTGGGCAATGACGCCCATGTAAGAATGGACCCCCACAGGGAGTTCGACGAGCGCAACGACAACATTCTCAATCAACTATTCGAGCATCTGCTGGAATTTGACATTGACGGCAACCCTTCTCCAAACCTGGCCCGGAGTTGGAGAAGATTGGATGAACTCACCGTTCAGTTCAAGCTTCATCCGAATATTTTTTTCCATAACGGCGAGGCGCTGGACGCGTACTCAGTGAAGTTCAGCCTGGAAAGGAACCTGTCACCGGAGCTGAATTCCCCCAGCGCTCACATGCTCGATTCCATCGACCGGGTCGAAATCATTGATGAATACACGTTTAATATCGTAACAAAGTATCCTGACGGGATTCTGTTCAACCGACTATCCCAATTCGGCTACATCGTTCCGCCCAAGTACTGCCGTACGGTAGGGCCGGAAGCATTCGAGAACCATCCCGTTGGCACGGGACCATTTAAATTCGCCGGGTGGGTGAAGGGCCGGCGACTCACTCTGGTCCGGAACGAGAACTACTGGCGCGACGGTCTGCCGAAGATCGGCAAGATCGTATTTATTTTTGCGGATACCCAAGAACGCGTAGATATGCTGATGGGCGGCGAAGTCGACCTGATCACCAGTTTTAAACCGCTGGATTTGGAAAAAATACGGAAAAACGGGTTCAAGACCATCAAGGAACCTTCGTTTACCATCATGGCCATCAATTTCAATTTGTTGAAACAGGGGCCGTTCCAGGACAGGCGCGTCCGTCAGGCGCTCAACTATGCGGTAAATGTAGATGAATTGATCGAAAACGTGCGGCAAGGCAACGGCATCCGGCGGGCCACCCTCGGAATGCCGGGTGAATTCGGCTACAATCCGTACATCAAACCGTACAGCTATGATTTTGAAAAAGCAAAGGAGCTGCTGTCCCAGGCCGGATATCCTGAAGGCTTTACGGCAAGCATGATGATCGATGATATCGACGGGGGAAAGGAAAGCGTTCTCGGGGAGGTGCTGAAACGACAATTAAAAAAGTTGAATATCGATCTGAAGATTGAAGGAGGAAACGGCGCTCTTCGCGTGGTCAATCCCAAGTACGATTCCTCGCTGCCGAAATTTGATCTCGATATCTTTGCCCGGAGCTGCCCGGATCCCTTGTCGCACATTATTTTTAATGAAGGCATGGTGTGGTACGCGTCGAATTCTCCCTGGAGTCTGATGAATCACACGGGCTTCGATGATGTGTACCATCGCATCATACGAACTGTGAATCTGAAGCAGCAAACCAAGCTGTGCC
- a CDS encoding SDR family oxidoreductase, whose product MGRLSEKVAVITGAAGDIGLAAAQLFAKEGGKVVLVDVNGDALNAAARTIGNHTASLVLADVTDPIQVQQYIQSALDRHGRVDVFVNNAGIEGVVKPIPEYPVEVFDRVMAVNVRGVWLGMKYMIPVMMKAGGGSIIITSSIAGIKGSPLVSAYIASKHACVGIMRAAAMECAEAGIRVNTVNPAPIETRMMRSLEKGLMPETPSEAKGLFQQMMPLGHYGTPEDVAYLMLFLASDESRYCTGGVYMVDGGTSAA is encoded by the coding sequence ATGGGAAGGCTCAGCGAGAAAGTAGCCGTCATCACCGGCGCTGCGGGTGACATAGGACTGGCCGCCGCTCAGCTCTTTGCCAAAGAAGGCGGCAAGGTCGTGCTGGTGGACGTCAATGGAGACGCCTTGAACGCCGCGGCTCGAACCATCGGAAACCATACCGCCAGCCTTGTCCTCGCGGACGTAACGGATCCAATACAAGTTCAACAGTATATCCAAAGCGCTCTCGATCGCCATGGTCGCGTCGACGTGTTCGTAAACAACGCCGGCATAGAGGGCGTAGTGAAACCGATCCCTGAATATCCGGTGGAAGTCTTCGATCGGGTGATGGCTGTCAACGTGCGCGGAGTCTGGCTGGGGATGAAATATATGATACCGGTAATGATGAAGGCCGGCGGCGGCAGTATTATCATTACTTCGTCGATTGCAGGTATTAAGGGATCCCCGCTCGTTTCAGCCTACATCGCCAGCAAACACGCCTGCGTCGGCATCATGCGCGCCGCGGCCATGGAATGCGCCGAGGCGGGTATCCGAGTGAATACGGTGAACCCGGCGCCCATCGAAACGCGCATGATGCGTTCTCTGGAAAAGGGCCTCATGCCGGAAACGCCGTCCGAGGCCAAGGGATTGTTTCAACAAATGATGCCTCTTGGACATTACGGAACTCCGGAAGATGTGGCCTACCTGATGTTGTTTCTCGCCAGTGATGAAAGCCGTTATTGCACGGGAGGGGTCTACATGGTGGACGGTGGAACGTCCGCCGCTTAG
- a CDS encoding ABC transporter substrate-binding protein codes for MKATNLLRVLQRFLLVPMLGVALFSMSLVASPAAMGDEPKTLEIGVLGALTGFGSAAETLIVQGTEVAKDWLNEQGGIAVNNQKYLIKLVIEDTKSTATGTVAAATKLVYDDKVKFIVGLVVPYMVEAGGTVTEPAEVLRVLAYNCAMPSEYGPKTPYTFVGENASVEGAIASLSYLVESHPEVKSVVFIIPDDGSIPFLGETVKKLAEERDLTVKGIIGWTHDTVDFTPIAAKAIARDADAIHMTNGWPGPLGSILKAAREAGYTKPIVAFNNPAPDVTMVAGKAASTNFITNGIIWDAEGNPPMIKELGARFVKKYGNAFYYHFCGVNILYHLVQAIEKAQSLDPKVVKTQWEEMDTIETVYGTGRMCGEKTYGIKHTVCHPVAIQVLEDGQVTQVKWVDVYTP; via the coding sequence ATGAAAGCAACAAACCTGTTAAGGGTGCTGCAACGCTTTCTCCTGGTCCCGATGTTGGGAGTGGCGCTGTTTTCGATGTCGCTTGTAGCGTCACCCGCGGCAATGGGCGATGAACCCAAAACACTCGAGATTGGTGTGCTTGGCGCTCTGACCGGCTTCGGATCCGCGGCGGAAACCCTGATCGTGCAGGGAACCGAGGTGGCAAAGGACTGGCTTAACGAACAGGGCGGAATAGCGGTAAATAACCAGAAGTATCTGATCAAGCTGGTCATCGAAGACACTAAGAGTACGGCCACGGGGACCGTGGCGGCAGCCACCAAGCTAGTATACGACGACAAGGTGAAGTTCATTGTCGGTCTGGTGGTGCCGTACATGGTGGAAGCGGGAGGCACGGTGACCGAACCGGCCGAGGTTTTACGCGTCCTTGCTTACAATTGCGCCATGCCTTCCGAATACGGTCCCAAAACCCCTTACACATTCGTGGGAGAAAACGCCAGCGTGGAAGGCGCCATTGCCTCCCTGTCCTATCTCGTCGAGTCGCACCCGGAAGTGAAATCGGTCGTGTTCATCATTCCGGATGACGGCTCCATCCCTTTTCTCGGCGAAACGGTCAAAAAGCTGGCTGAAGAACGCGATCTTACCGTAAAGGGTATCATCGGATGGACCCACGATACGGTGGACTTTACGCCTATAGCGGCAAAGGCCATCGCCCGTGATGCGGACGCCATACACATGACCAACGGGTGGCCCGGACCCTTGGGCTCCATTCTCAAGGCCGCTCGCGAGGCCGGATATACCAAACCCATCGTGGCTTTCAACAACCCCGCCCCGGATGTCACGATGGTCGCCGGAAAGGCAGCGTCCACGAATTTCATCACGAACGGCATTATCTGGGACGCGGAAGGCAACCCCCCCATGATCAAGGAGCTCGGAGCCCGGTTTGTGAAGAAATATGGGAACGCCTTCTACTACCACTTCTGCGGAGTCAACATACTGTACCATCTGGTGCAAGCCATCGAGAAAGCTCAGAGTCTGGATCCGAAGGTCGTGAAAACCCAATGGGAGGAGATGGACACCATCGAAACGGTGTACGGAACCGGACGCATGTGCGGAGAAAAGACGTACGGGATCAAGCATACGGTATGCCACCCCGTGGCCATCCAGGTGCTCGAGGACGGTCAGGTGACTCAAGTTAAATGGGTGGATGTGTACACTCCTTAG